A region from the Triticum urartu cultivar G1812 chromosome 1, Tu2.1, whole genome shotgun sequence genome encodes:
- the LOC125520569 gene encoding uncharacterized protein LOC125520569, whose amino-acid sequence MAPSYSPEPEAPFRPREKVVEKQRYFQSVHRPTYLKGRYDVVTSVAIPLALAASSIFLVGRGIYNMSHGIGRKE is encoded by the exons ATGGCGCCGTCATACTCGCCGGAGCCGGAGGCGCCGTTCCGGCCGAGGGAGAAGGTGGTGGAGAAGCAGAGGTACTTCCAGAGCGTGCACAGGCCGACGTACCTCAAGGGGCGCTACGACGTGGTCACCTCCGTCGCCATCCCTCTCGCGCTGGCCGCCTCCAGCATCTTCCTCGTC GGGCGCGGGATCTACAACATGTCCCACGGCATCGGGAGGAAGGAGTG